In Drosophila pseudoobscura strain MV-25-SWS-2005 unplaced genomic scaffold, UCI_Dpse_MV25 Unplacedtig00000861, whole genome shotgun sequence, the genomic window aatatcgtaagtatctgaataagtatcgatatgaataatcatccgatagttctagttctgcgAACTAGAACTATGCGAGAACTAGATCGGAATAGAACCAGAGATCGGAGCTGGGTTCAATGAGCACTTTTGCGGTATCGACAGGACAGAGTGGTTGGAAAataattaagtaaaataaaatcataaaaagtacGAAACATCCGTGGACTTTCTGCGCCAATAACTTCAGAAGTGGGATCGTAGCCCTTTAAAGAATCTGCCTACATAAGTATTTGTTTACTGGCATCCCCGACAACGagtattttccacattttataAATGGCTGAGGAAACCATGGCAAACATTGACAAAGAAAAATTGTAGAGTGGTTGCTGGAGAAGGAGATCATTTTTCCAGCCAGCGCAACACTAAGGCAACTTCGCAAGCTTGCCATAAGTGGTGGAATGGACGAAGTTTCTGAAAGTCTGGTGAATAAATCGGATATTGAATCGGAGGAGAAAGTGTCTGAAAATGAGCAGATCGACGATAtgaaagaagaagaattaCTTGACGCCGCAATAAGGGTTGctgagaaaaagaagaaactggCTGCCTTAATGGTAATGGACAACCATGTGACCGATGACATCCGAATGGTCAAGCAACTGATTGCCCCTTTTTCTGCCAGTGAAAATGATGAAGCCTCTGAATGGGTCTTGAATTTTGAACGGATTTGCGGAGACGTGAACGAAAGCAGCAATTTTAAGCTTCGTTGTGTGCGCATGTTGATGAAGGCGGGAACAGAGGCGGACTTGTTCATGCGTGTCGACAAATCAAAGACTTACGACGAGTTCAAAGGAAACTTCCTAAAAACTTTTGGCCGTAGCAATTCAACTGCCGACGTGGTACTCCTGTTGAAGGAAACCTTTTTCAACCCGGAGAAAAACTCCGTAATGGGATATATTCTTCGCATGGAAGAAATTGCTATGCGTGCCGACATCGAAGAGAAATTGACAGTGCAGTTCATCATTGATGGTTTTCGTGATCGATCTTCCAGTATCGCCTTATTGTATTCAGCGTCGACCATCGGAAAACTTAAGGAGCTAGCTCGACAATACGAGGCTTTGAGGAAGAGTACCCAGACGAATTTTAGGCGCACTGGGATGACCGCTTCCGGAAATGACCGGAGCCAGGTGCGCTGCTATAATTGTTCAGCACATGGCCATTATGCTTCATCGTGTCCCGCACCTAAGCGGGAGAAGGGATCGTGTTTCCAGTGTGGATCCATGCAGCACCAGGTGAAGGATTGCCAACAGAAGCCTATGTCAGCCCAGCGATCCGTGGATACAGCCAGCAACCCGCCGATGGACGACAGAGAGGagaacaatatttttgttcctATTGTTAATCAGGTAGGGGTATATTTTTACACTGATATAAAACGCAggtatcaaattaaatttctttctGGTATGTTGGACACCGGTAGCGCTATTAATTTGATGCAGCGCTCGGCGATACCTTATGAAAATTTTGATGGTGTACTAAGACCGACAGAGTATTTTGGAGTTAACGGTTCGAGAATAagcatttttggaaaaataattGTCAATTTAGTTTTTCATAACATTGAAAAAGAACTTATATTTTTCGTTGTACCAAACAACTATATTTCGTATAATATCCTTCTGGGGCGCAGTTTCCTTGAAAATTAtggaataaaattaatttttgaaaatgaaattgaaaatagagtattagtgaacagtgacttagatgaaaatagagtatttgtgaacagtgacttagatgaaaatagagtattagtgaacattGAGAGTgaccaaattgaaaatgtagtaTTGACAAATAGAGACAGTGAGATGATGTTATCAGATATCAATAATAATGGATTATTGAAGGATGAAAATTATGAGAATAAGATTAGTGTCCAATTGAATTGTAATAACATTGACCTTTTATTGAAAGATAACGAGCAAAAGCATATGGCAAGTGAATCATTAGAAAGAACCAACTTAGATATAccgtatatatatagtattgaaataacaaaagaagAGGACAACTATAATATCGACCCAAAGCGAACTGATAAAGAACGTAGTAAATTCATGGAATTGATAAAACTTAACTATTCAGACTTAACTAACATTCCAGCAATTCAACATAACTACGAAATGAATCTCAAACTTAAATCAGAAGAACCTGTACGCACTGTTCCGAGAAGACTTTCATATCAGGAGAAGAAAGAAGTAGATACCCAAATAGATGAACTATTGAAAAAAGGCTTCATAAGAGAAAGTAAATCGCCTTACAGCTCTGCAATAGTATTAGTTAAGAAAAAATCAGGGGAAAAAAGAATGTGTGTAGATTACAAACAGCTTAATAAGATTTGCATTCGTGATGGATATCCATTGCCACTAATAGACGACTGCTTAGAGAGATTAGAAGGGAACAcaatttttacacttttagATTTGAAACACAGTTATCACCAAGTAAAAGTAGCAGAAAGTTCGGTGCAGTATACAGCATTTGTCATACCTAGCGGACAATATGAATACACAAGAATGCCTTTTGGGCTTATGAATGCACCAGCAGTATTTATgagatttattaatttcattttacaacCATTAATTCGCGAAGGTAATGTAGTAGTTTATATGGACGATATCGCTATAGGTTCCAAGTCGTTGAACGAACATCTTATAACAGTAGGTAGAGTTTTAAGAATTCTCGCAGAATATCGACTAGAAATTAAGGTTAGTAAATGTCAATTTGGTTATGAAAGTATTGAGTTCTTGGGATATACCCTTTCTGGTAGGGGAATAAGCCCAAACTGTGAACACACAGCAACCATTAAGCATCTGCCATTGCCAAAAGATCGccatgaaatgcaaaaggtTTTGGGATTATTCTCTTATTTTAGGCGTTTCATCCCTGCTTACTCAAGAATAGCAAAACCATTACAAGAACTTACAAAACCTGGAACTAAGTTTGAGCTTCAAgacaaatgcatacaaatttttGAATATCTTCGAGAAAAACTGATTTCGTCACCAGTATTAGCTCTGTATAATCCAAATCGAGAAACAGAATTGCATTGTGATGCAAGTAGTGAAGGTTTTGGTGGAATTTTGTTGCAGAAACAAGATGACAATAAGTTTCACCCAACAGCATATTTTTCACAGAGAGCGACAAAACTAGAGGCAAGATACGAAAGTTTCAAGCTGGAAACGTTAGCTGTGATCTATTCATTGAGGaaatttcgaatttatttaGAAGGGATTCCGTTTAGAATTATAACAGATTGTAACTCAGTAGTTTTATGTTTAGGAAAGGGACGTCTTCATTCAAATATCGCCAGATGGGCCATAGAGCTAGCAAATTATAATTACACTTTAAAACATCGTAGTGGAATATATATGTCCCATGTGGACACCTTAAGTAGATATCCTTCAGCGCTTAATCAAGATTTTGAATATGAACCAATAGTGACAATTCATGAAAGTGATAACAAAGACCGAATAGTTTCCGTGATTGAGTGCGACGACATTAATCTTCAGCTTCAGATAACACAAAACAGGGACAACCATAtaggaaaattaaaagaacaaTTGGAGCATGGACCTGTtaagaaattttcattgagcgacggaattgtttataaaataggTGAGAACGACGTTGAGCTGTTTTATGTCCCAGCTGAAATGGAAACGCAAATAATCAGAAGAGTTCACGAAAACTTATGTCACTTAGGAACTGAGAAATGTATGAAAGAAATCTTAAGACATTATTGGTTCCCGAATATGAGATCTAAAATCGATTTGTTTAtaggaaattgtttaaattgtaTCATGTTTTCAGTCCCCACACATGCGAACAATCGAACACTTCACAATATTCCTAAGCGACCAATCCCATTCGACACCTTACAGGTAGACCATTTTGGACCACTTCCCGCTGTTATATCAAAGAAGAAGCATGTATTAGTTATCATTGACGCCTTTacgaaatttgtaaaattgttttctgtaAATATGACAAGCACTAAAGAAGTCAACACATGTTtttcaaagtattttcaattttatagtCGTCCACGTAGAATTATTAGCGATAGAGGAACGTGTTTTACATCATTAGAATTTAGTAAATTTTtgttagaaaataatatagaaCACGTGAAAGTGGCAACTGCTTCACCCCAAGCGAATGGTCAGGTAGAACGGGTTAACAGAACTATGAAAGCTATGCTCGCCAAAATAACTGAGCCAATAAATCACGAAGATTGGAGCAAACTTTTAATAAAGGCTGAATATGCAATTAATAACTCAGTCCATTCGACCACGAAAGAATTGCCTTCAGTGTTGTTATTCGGAGTCCAACAGAGGGGTTGTAATATTGACGCGTTAACAGAATACTTAGATGATAAACAAGACCGAACTCAAAGCGATTTAGAATCAGTACGTAAGAAATTTTTGGATAAAATCgagcattgtcagcagaagaGTGAAGAGTATTTTGAAAGGAATCACAAAAATCATATTGAGTTCTTGAAAGGCGATTTCGTTGTAATGAGAAACATTGACACCACAAtaggtacaaataaaaaatttgttccGAAGTACAGGGGTCCGTACATCATCAAGAAGGTATTGCCGAACGACAGATATGTGTTAAATGACATTGAAAACTGCCAAATAAGCCAAATCCCGTATGAGGGCATTATAGAGGCATGCCGATTAAGGAAATGGGCAGATTGGCGTAATCAGTGTGAAAGTGACTCCTACTTAAATagttaacaaaatatatatatacacatataattaaaattactcttaattacatatttacGATCGAGGGCGATCTAATTGTCAGGATGGCCGAGCTGTTAGGTTGTTTTAGTATTATAaccctacatttgtatttaccttgctgctagcttataattattagtgttaatctacaattgtatttactattaacgttgtacgaaatatcgtaagtatctgaataagtatcgatatgaataatcatccgatagttctagttctgcgAACTAGAACTATGCGAGAACTAGATCGGAATAGAACCAGAGATCGGAGCTGGGTTCAATGAGCACTTTTGCGGTATCGACAGGACAGAGTGGTTGGAAAataattaagtaaaataaaatcataaaaagtacGAAACATCCGTGGACTTTCTGCGCCAATAAACACATTGTTGcagtacacaaacaaaaccactCCAAGTGAGCGTGCAATATGTCGCCGTTTATGCGCTAAGCTAAGTCAGCATTCCCACGCTGACCACTtgaagcatatatatatatacaaatatgtacatacggctcttgccctctcgattatgctgataagacaaatatgtatgaagccgctccgctgttggcgtaaccggcagcgcagctatgcggtctgagttataagaataaattcaataaagacattcTAAATATTGACATATTAcactatataggtacggtggttcagtatacataccagtgctggatagggaattgttatatataagtgcaggagccatatagttgcggagatttcaattttttgaggctagagtgccgtattgttgctagtgcccaagatgtgcgatcttgccacattttctggagcgtgggtgctatataggtgcggtggttcagtatacatgccagtgctggatagggaggtgttctatataagtgcatgggtgccatatagttgcggaggttccacttttttgaggctagagtgccgtattgttgctagtgcccaagatgtgcgatcttgccacattttctggagcgtgggtgctatataggtgcgctggttcagtatacatgccagtgctggatagggaggtgttctatataagtgcaggtgccatatagttgcggagttccacttttttgaggctagagtgccgtattgttgctagtgcccaagatgtgcgatcttgccacatttcctggagcgtgggtgctatataggtgcggtggttcagtatacatgtcagtgctggatagtgaagggttatatataagtgcaggtgccatataaatgcggagttccacttttttgaggctagagtgccatattgttgctagtgcccaagatgtgcgatcttgccacatttcctagagcgtgggtgctatataggtgcggtggttcagtacacatgccagtgctggatagggaaaggttctatataaaagcaggtgccatatagttgcggagttccacttttttgaggctagagtgccgtattgttgctagtgcccaaaatatgcgatcctgccacatttcctagagcgtgggtgctattgtagtatgtgcatatattgagtgtacactgtacccaatggttaacaataaatgtatcagcaacacattgttgcagtacacaaacaaaaccactccaagtgagcgtgcaatatgatcgccgtttatgcgctaagctaagtcagcattcccacgctgaccacttgaagcatatatatatatacacatatgtacatacggctcttgccctctcgattatgctgataagacaaatatgtatgaagccgctccgctgttggcgtaaccggcagcgcagctatgcggtctgagttataagaataaattcaataaagacattcTAAAAACCGAAGTCAAACGGCACAGACGTGCCAGTGTTATAATTGTAATATTGACAtattacatggcgaccgtgacaaGTGTCACGAACATGTAGAACATAtgttaaaataaatcacaaaaaaaaaccgaaaaaaaaagcggagagcgagagagagagcggcgagagcggacaacaacagcaggcacCACTGGAAGCAGCAgtaacataaaaaaaaaaattaacaacgaAATGGAGCGGAACTGAACGCAGTAAGTAGAGTGGTATGTGTGGCAAAAGAGGCGGCGTAGTAAAACGCCTGAGAGCCAGAAGGGCAACACTACTCAAACTGCTAAATAGCAACGATAATTTGCCGTGGAGCACATCTGTGAAATTACACACAGAGCTCGATCACATCAAATTGTTGCtagcagaaaagaaaatgaaagagCCAATGCACACAACCACCTACACTGCAATACGAAATATCAGTAAAATATTAACCGTAACTCCACCACCCCAAACGACAGAAATAGCAAAGCCAAGGAAGACCTGCCCGAACGACTGCGAGGGACCTCTACACTCGCCGCATTGCGAGTACAGCCTGCACCGGTGCCCCAACAgagaagcagtagcagcctGTGCAGCCAGCACCGGCCTCGTCTAGCGCAACAAGCTAGACCCGGAGCAGTGAACCGACAGCGCTTCCTAGAGCGCCCAccgccaaacaaaattttttttctaaatgcCTGCGATGCATACAACTTAACTGTAAGAtctaaaattgtaaaattgagCGGAATAACATCTGCCCAATTAGAGTGAGGCCTGtaaagccacacaaacactAGGCAGGaagaaatgtaaaaaaaaaactggaaaaaaaatatatataaattataaattaattccAACAATTAACAAAGAATCTATACAGtagtataaaagaaaaaaaaaggaaatttgttttgtatatacatatgtcacgaacaaacaaaataagtaaatttgaagaaaatttcgaaaatttttACACAATGGGCTTAATAGATGTAAAATCGGTAGATTCGACAgcgaatgtaataaacaaaGTCGAAGTCAATAACACCGACCTAAAGCTAATAACAATacttattgctattattttcattataatcATAGGACAtctattatataaattgtataaactACATAATAGATGCATAAAGAAACGCTATCAAAGCCGGGCAGATGACCtggacaaaatttaaaacaaatttataatgGTAAcgaaaattggccaaaaataaaagaaaaagtccAAAACGAatcatgaataaaaatatatcattatttgattgaaaacctataaatgtttttgcacattttaataattattttaaaatgaaatggaatggcaaaatattaatgccgcattagttaaaataaaagaaaattttgataaatCATACAAGTGCCTAGCACAAAATAGGAATATTTCAAACGAAACTATAAGTAGACACGCGACAATATTAGTTGCATGTTTTAACCAAGCTCGTTCCCTGATACACGacaataaagaaaagttaaaTACTCAGCATTGGTCGTATGTATCAAGATTTTTGAAtagattaaaaacaaatttaaatagcatcaaatcaaaatattcACTAGACATAACTATACCTTCGATTTTGAATACTCCAGTATTAGTCGAGgaagacacaaacacagattTAGAGGGCGAATACACAtataaaagaagaagaccTAGGCGACCTTACGATACCAGCGGTAATCACACTAACCAATCTAGTTGATTCTGAATCAGAGTCTATTACTGAAGTAAAAACTCTAAAAATGGCCATGTCACAACTAGAATTTCTTAAGCTAGCCGCTTCACTCATACCTGAGTTTAGTGGaaggttgcggaggttccacttttttgaggctagagtgccatattgttgctagtgcccaaaatgtgcgatcttgccacatttcctagagcgtgggtgctatataggtgcggtggttcagtacacatgccagtgctggatagggaaaggttctatataaaagcaggtgccatatagttgcggagttccacttttttgaggctagagtgccgtattgttgctagtgcccaaaatatgcgatcctgccacatttcctagagcgtgggtgctatatgggtgcggtggttcagtatacatgccagtgctggattgggaagagttctatataagtgcaggagccatatagttgcggagtgccacttttttgaggctagagtgccgtattgttgctagtgcccaagatgtgcgatcttgccacattttctggagcgtgggtgctatataggtgcggtggttaaggatacatgccagtgctggatagggaggtgttctatataagtgcatgtgccatatagttgcggaggttccactttttttgaggctagagtgccgtattgttgctagtgcccaagatgtgcgatcttgccacactttctggagcgtgggtgctatataggtgcggtggttcagtatacatgccagtgctggatagggaggtgttctatataagtgcaggtgccatatagttgcggaggtttcacttttttggggctagagtgccatattggtgcttatgcccaaaatatgcgatcctgccaaatttcctagagcgtgggtgctatataggttcggtggttcagtatacatgccagtgctggatagtgaagggttagatataagtgcaggtgccatatagttgcggaggttccacttttttagggctttattgtcatattggtgcttatgcccaaaatatgcgatcctgccacatttcctggagcgtgggggccatataggtgcggtggttcactatacatgccagtgctggatagggaagggttctatataagtacaggtgccatatagttgcggaggttcgattttttatgggctagagtgccatattggtgatagtgcccaaaatatgcgatcctgccaaatttcctagagcgtgggtgctatataggtgcggtggttcagtatacatgccagtgctggatagtgaagggttagatataagtgcaggtgccatatagttgcggaggttccacttttttagggctatattgtcatattggtgcttatgcccaaaatatgcgatcctgccacatttcctggagcgtgggggccatataggtgcggtggttcactatacatgccagtgctggatagggaggtgttctatataagtgcaggtgccatatagttgcggaggttccacttatttgaggctagagtgccgtattgttgctagtgcccaaaatatgcgatcctgccacatttcctagagcgtgggtgctatataggtgcggtggttcagtatacattccagtgctggatagggaaaggttctatataaaagcaggtgccatatagttgcggagttccacttttttgaggctagagtgccgtattgttgctagtgcccaagatgtgcgatcttgccacatttcctggagcgtgggtgctatataggtgcggtggttcactatacatgtcagtgctggatagtgaagggttttatataagtgcaggtgccatataaatgcggagttccacttttttgaggctagagtgccatattgttgctagtgcccaaaatatgcgatcctgccacatttcctagagcgtgggtgctatataggtacggtggttcagtatacatgccagtgctggatagggaaaggttctatataagtgcaggtgccatatagttgcggaggttccacttttttgaggctagagtgccgtattgtttctagtgcccaagatgtgcgatcctgccacatttcctggagcgtgggggctatataggtgcggtggttcagtatacatgccagtgcttgatagggaagggttctatataagtgcagaagccatatagttgcggaggttccacttttttatgggctagagtgccatattggggctagtgcccaagatgtgcgatcctgccacatttcctggagcgtgggggctatataggtgcggtggttcagtatacatgccagtgcttgatagggatgggttctatataagtgcaggtgccatatagttgcggaggttccacttttttggggctatattgccatattggtgcttatgcccaagatgtgcgatactgccacgtttcctggagcgtgggggctatataggtacggtggttcagtatacataccagtgctggatagggaattgttatatataagtgcaggtgccacatagttgcggagatttcaattttttgaggctagagtgccgtattgttgctagtgcccaagatgtgcgatcttgccacatttcctggagcgtgggggctatataggtgcggtggttcagaatacatgccagtgctggatagggaagggttctatataagtgcaggtgccatatagttgcggaggttccacttttttatgggctagagtgccatattggtgctatataggtgcggtggttcactatacatgccagtgctggatagggaattgttatatataagtgcaggtgccacatagttgcggagatttcaattttttgaggctagagtgccgtattgttgctagtgcccaagatgtgcgatcttgccacatttcctggagcgtgggggctatataggtgcggtggttcagtatacatgccagtgcttgatagggaagggttctatataagtgcagaagccatatagttgcggaggttccacttttttatgggctagagtgccatattggggctagtgcccaagatgtgcgatcctgccacatttcctggagcgtgggggctatataggtgcggtggttcagtatacatgccagtgcttgatagggatgggttctatataagtgcaggtgccatatagttgaggaggttccacatttttggggctatattgccatattggtgcttatgcccaagatgtgcgatactgccacatttcctggagcgtgggtgctatataggtgcggtggttcagtatacatgccagtgctggatagggaagggttctatataagtgcaggtgccatatagttgcggaggttccacttttttatgggtagagtgccatattggtgctagtgcccaagatgtgcgatcctgcc contains:
- the LOC117185562 gene encoding uncharacterized protein, which translates into the protein MDEVSESLVNKSDIESEEKVSENEQIDDMKEEELLDAAIRVAEKKKKLAALMVMDNHVTDDIRMVKQLIAPFSASENDEASEWVLNFERICGDVNESSNFKLRCVRMLMKAGTEADLFMRVDKSKTYDEFKGNFLKTFGRSNSTADVVLLLKETFFNPEKNSVMGYILRMEEIAMRADIEEKLTVQFIIDGFRDRSSSIALLYSASTIGKLKELARQYEALRKSTQTNFRRTGMTASGNDRSQVRCYNCSAHGHYASSCPAPKREKGSCFQCGSMQHQVKDCQQKPMSAQRSVDTASNPPMDDREENNIFVPIVNQRY